Genomic window (Thomasclavelia spiroformis DSM 1552):
ATTGCATATTTAAATTTGAATACTCACACTTAATATCTTCATATTCAAGTTTAACTTCATAATGAGAATTGATATATTCTACACCATACTTAAAAGCAATCATTGCATCTCTTTTACAACATCTTGGACCATTGATTTTTCCTAATGTTGAGATTGCTTTTGAAGTAAACTGCATATGATTTCCCCAAGTTCCATCCTTAGTTAACGGTCCAGTACCATCAATGATAGATAATGTTGCACCTATGGATGTTATAGCACCACAAACTCCCCATAAACCACACATAGCTCCTGGCATTCTTAATCCTTCTTGTTTTAGCTTCAAAAGTGCCTCATCTAAATCGATATTACCACCAGCATTTTTATAAGCAACAAGTATACTTGCTCCATCTAAAATATGATGTTCTGGACCATGAATACTAATATAGTCATTTTTGGTAATATTTTTAAAAATTTGAATAGGGTTTATACTAATTTCTCTCTTTATATCATTTATAATTAAGTCTGCTTTTTCATTTATAGTCATAATTATTTTCTCCTCAAAATTTATATAATTTTTTCAGTGTTGTAAATAAGGGTTTGAATCATCATTATTTACCTTTCCATATCCTTGCTTCTATAAGAAAGTTATCTATTAGCTGTTGCTTTCCTTTAGTATATTGTTTACGATCATTATAAAACTTATTTGCAAGTCCTTGTTTTAAATTATCATATTGTTTAGCTTTTAAAGGGAAAGCATTTAAATAATCACGAAAATTAATATAATTATTCCATTCAATCCCATCCCATTTAACTACATGG
Coding sequences:
- a CDS encoding DUF5714 domain-containing protein yields the protein MTINEKADLIINDIKREISINPIQIFKNITKNDYISIHGPEHHILDGASILVAYKNAGGNIDLDEALLKLKQEGLRMPGAMCGLWGVCGAITSIGATLSIIDGTGPLTKDGTWGNHMQFTSKAISTLGKINGPRCCKRDAMIAFKYGVEYINSHYEVKLEYEDIKCEYSNLNMQCIKERCPFYE